A single window of Arvicanthis niloticus isolate mArvNil1 chromosome X, mArvNil1.pat.X, whole genome shotgun sequence DNA harbors:
- the LOC143435501 gene encoding uncharacterized protein LOC143435501, with product MGRRAKKTSRRKAKAAAASASKTAKLRKRESKVFRTHKKCCPYCCRRSPSKFFQLTKKGEQSLLRRMRAEAKRYHPAPTEPTEPTAALLLGEQMEDSAQVSTPEPVPPCSGSESACNRDVATSELVPNEEMNTSEPVPNEEETISELVRNVDLASGEPVPKGDTDSS from the exons ATGGGCCGGAGGGCCAAGAAAACGTCCAGGCGTAAAGCCAAGGCTGCTGCGGCCTCAGCATCCAAAACCGCAAAGCTGAGGAAGAGAGAGTCCAAGGTTTTTAGAACTCACAAGAAGTGTTGTCCTTACTGTTGTCGGAGAAGTCCTAGTAAG TTCTTCCAGCTTACGAAGAAGGGGGAGCAATCCCTTTTAAGAAGAATGCGTGCAGAAGCCAAGAGATATCACCCAGCGCCGACTGAACCGACTGAACCGACCGCGGCACTGCTCCTTGGTGAGCAAATGGAGGACAGTGCTCAAGTGTCAACACCAGAGCCAGTTCCACCGTGCTCCGGCAGCGAGTCGGCTTGTAATAGAGACGTGGCCACCAGTGAACTCGTTCCTAATGAAGAAATGAACACCAGTGAACCAGTTCCCAATGAAGAGGAGACCATCAGTGAGCTAGTTCGTAATGTGGACCTGGCCAGCGGTGAGCCTGTTCCTAAGGGAGACACGGACAGCTCCTAG